TGGCTTAATCCTATTGGGCTATATCGCATTTTTAGATCCACCCAAAGATTCTGCCAAGCCAGCAATTCAAGCTTTGAGGGCTTGCGGCATTGAGGTGAAAATCTTGACTGGTGATAACGAGCTTATTACCCGTAAGGTTTGTCGGGATGTGGGTCTTCCAGTAGACCAGGTAATGCTAGGTTCACAGATCGATGAATTGGATGACGTGCAGTTAGCTGATAGGGTGGGAATTACTGGAATTTTTGCCAAGATGACTCCCCAGCAAAAGGCTAGAGTCATTCGCATCTTGCAATCCCAAGGAGATGTGGTCGGTTACTTGGGGGATGGTATTAATGATGGACCTGGACTAAAGACTGCAGACGTGAGCATCTCCGTTGACTCGGCCGTCGACATTGCAAAAGAATCTGCTGACATTATTTTGCTAGAAAAGAGCCTTATGGTTTTATTCCAAGGCGTGCTTGAGGGTCGGCGAGTCTTTGGCAATATTATGAAATACATCAAAATGTCTGCCAGCTCTAATTTTGGAAATATGTTTAGTATGTTGGGCGCAAGTGCCTTATTGCCATTTTTACCGATGGCACCAGTGCAAATTTTGCTGAATAATTTACTCTACGATTTTTCTCAAACCGCTGTACCAACAGATGCCGTTGATTCGGAGTACTTAAAGAGCCCAAGAGCTTGGGATATCCGGGGACTATCCCGATATATTTTTTGCATAGGACCTATTAGCTCGATATTTGATTATTTAACCTTTGCATTGATGTGGTTCATACTCAAGTTCAATACTCTCGAACTTTCACCTTTGTTTCAGACTGGATGGTTCGTGGAGTCCTTATTGTCACAAACCTTGGTTGTGTATGTCATCCGTACGGGTAAAATCCCTTTCAAAGAAAGTGCCCCAAGCATTCCTTTGGTAGTGACTACTTTAGTAATTTGTACTATCGGGATTGCGCTTCCATTTACTGCTATCGGCGCTGGTTTTGAGATGGGCGCACTACCGCAAGAATATTGGTATGGACTCGCTTTAATTCTGCCGTGTTACTTGTTGATGACCCAGTTAATGAAGATGTGGTTTATCAAAAAATGGGGATTAATATAAAACTCAGCATGCCCAATTAAATCAAGGGTCTCGGACTGGTCAGAACAATTTAAAATACCGAGAATATATAAGCAATTAAAAAACCTGTGGAAAATAAGAAAAAGAAGCGTCTAGCTGTAGCCCCAATGATGGAGTGGACTGACCGTCACTGCCGATCTTTTCATCGCTCGCTTACTAAAGATGCTGTTCTCTATACCGAGATGGTGACGACAGGCGCTCTGATTCATGGGGATGTGCCACGCCATTTGGATTATTCGCAAGATCAGCATCCAGTCGTATTGCAACTTGGTGGCTCTGAGCCTTCTGATCTAGCAAAAGCTTCAGAATTAGCCCAGCAGTGGGGCTACGACGAGATTGATCTTAATTGTGGTTGCCCGTCTGAGCGCGTACAACGTGGAGCATTTGGCGCTTGTTTAATGGCTGAGCCACAACTGGTTGCCGATTGTGTCAAAGCCATGAAAGCTGCTGTTGATATCCCGATCACAGTAAAGCATCGCCTAGGCTTAGATTCCATGGATGCCGCAAGCTCCGAACAAGATTATCAATTTGCTTTGAACTTTATTCTTGCGGTAGCGGATGCGGGTGCTAGCCAAGTTACCATCCATGCTCGCAATGCTGTTCTCAAGGGCTTATCTCCAAAAGAGAATCGCAGTAAGCCGCCTTTGCGTTATGAGGTGGCTGCTAAGCTGCGACTAGATGCGCAAAAGTATTTTCCGAGCCTGAAGGTATTGCTCAATGGCGGATTGGAAACCAATGAGAAAATTGCTGGTCATTGGGATGACTTTGATGGCTTTATGGTGGGTAGGGCGGCGTATCATTTTCCGGCGATGTTACTTGGTTGGGATGATTTGATTAAGACCAATGGTGAAGCTGCTGGATATCTATTTAGTGAGACCGAGTGGCATCGCATACAGATTGCATTAGTGAAGCAGGTGCAGGCATGGTTTGATGAGTCCCAATCCAAAGGCAAACCGTTTTATATCGGAGCTTTTACAAGACATATCCTTGGCCTGGCCCATGGTAGGGCAGGCTCCCGTTACTGGCGCCAACGACTGTCAGATCACCACGCCTTAGCCAAAGTTCAAAGCAAAGCTGCTATTTTGGATTTCTTTATCGATGCCAGCCTTACCCTAGGGGATTGGGCTACGTTTGAGTTTGAAGGTGCCTAAACCCCGCATCTAAGCCATTTTTGACAGGGTTTTACCTCAAAAGCTATAATCTAGGTCTTCAGTGGCGGACGTAGCTCAGTTGGTAGAGTCCCAGATTGTGATTCTGGTTGTCGCGGGTTCGAGCCCCGTCGTTCGCCCCACATAGCATATGGACTTCCTGTCCGTTACTGTCAAAATCAACAGCTTTGAGTGTGAAATTTGGGCATTTCTTGTCGTTTCTTGCGCCTAAATCACCGTTTCTTGATCCCTCAAATTGGTGAGAGCATATCCCCGCAAAGCCCCGTTCTATATGGGTTACTGGTTTTAAGATCTCCAAAAACTCCCGCAGGCCCACCTGTCTTTTTGATGTTCCATATAGGATGTTCATCTGGTTGTCGCGGGTTTGGGCCTCATCGTTTAATCTATATGGAATATAGCTCTGCTATCTACTGCCGTGTTTTATGAGGCTGAAAAAAATTCCCAAATTGGGAACATCTCCTCTAAAGAGACTGGTAATCGTCCCCTAGAACCAAAGTAATCAGAAGTAGAATTTTCTCGAATATAGAGGAGTTCTACATGAAGCGTTCTAAATTTACTGATACCCAGATCATGGATGCCCTAAAACGGGTCGATGCTGGTTTAGCTGTTCCAGAAGTCTGCCGTGAGCTGGGCATTAGCACTGCTACCTTCTATAAATGGCGTGCCAAATACGGTGGTATGGATACCTCCATGATGGCTCGCATGAAGGAGCTTGAAGCTGAAAATGCCAGACTTAAGAAGATGTACATCGAAGAGAAGCTTAAAGCGGAGATCGTGACTGAGGCCCTCGCAAAAAAGTGGTGAACCCAATCTCACAGACGTGAGATAGCCCAGCGGGCAGTCAGAGATAAAGCCATCCCCATTCGTTTGGCTTGTGAAGCTTTTAGGGTCAGCGAGTCTTGCTACCGCTACGAAGCGAAGAATAATACCGAAAATGAGCTCATTGCTAACTGGCTCATCCGCTTGACCGACAACAACCGTAACTGGGGTTTTGGTCTTTGCTATTTGTACCTTCGCAATGTCAAGAACTTCAAATGGAACCATAAGCGTATCTATCGTATTTACAAGGCTTTAGAGCTGAACTTACGTATCAAACCTCGTAAGCGTTTAGTCAGAGATAAACCCGATGCCTTGGTTGTGCCGCTCAGCATTAACCAGGTGTGGTCAATCGACTTTATGCATGACCAGCTAGAGGACGGCAGATCCATCCGACTGTTCAATGTGATTGATGACTTTAATCGTGAGGCCTTAGGGATTGAAGTGGACTTCTCCTTACCATCTGAGCGAGTCGTTCGCAGCTTAGATCAGATCATCACTTGGCGAGGTAAGCCTTGTGTGATTCGAGCGGACAATGAGCCGGAACTGATTAGCGGCAGACTCATGGAATGGGCAGCTAAACATCAAATCCACATACAACATATCCAGCCAGGCAAACCACAACAAAATGCTTATGTGGAACGCTTTAATCGCACCGTCAGATATGAGTGGTTATCTCAGCATTATTGGGAAAGTATTAACGAAGTTCAAGAGTTTGCAACGCAATGGATGTATAAATACAATCATCAACGTCCAAACATGGCATTGGGCGGTATTACCCCGAAACAGCGACTGGCCATGGTTGCTTAATTAATCCTGCTTCTGAGAGCGGTGGTTAATGGGGGGATTACCATTGGAGCATCTGGAAGAGATCCATGGTTTACCTCAGGCGATACGTCTGGACAACGGGAGCGAACTTCGGTCTGCCGTGTTCATGGGCTGGTGCGAAGAAAAAGGGATTGAACTGAAATTTATCCAACCGGGAAAACCGCAACAAAATGCATTTATAGAGCGATTTAACAAAACCTACCGTCATGAAGTACTCAATGCGTATTTATTTGAAAACCTCAGGGAGGTGCGTGAAATTACAGAAAATTGGATCACGATTTACAACGAAGAAAGACCACACAGCTCTCTTGGCAGAATATCGCCTAGAGACTATCGAGCACAGGCAGAAAACAACACTTTAGGTATGTCGGGTTGACGGGGGATACTACACAGGTATTTTTAATTTCCCTTAAGCGATATACATCTGTTTTTCAAATAAAAGTAAGGGAGGCAAAGCCTCCCTTATTAATGCAAAGTTATTGCCGTATAAATTAAAACAGGTCTGCGTTCATGACCTTAGTCCAGGCGGCAACAAAGTCATTCACAAACTTTTCTTTGTTGTCATCTTGCGCATACACCTCTGCATAGGCGCGCAAGATAGAGTTAGAGCCAAATACCAGATCAACTCGAGTAGCAGTCCATTTCGTGTCACTTGTATTGCGCTTAACAATGTCGTAGCTATTTCTGCCGGTAGGTTTCCACTCGTAATTCATATCAGTTAGATTGACGAAGAAGTCATTACTCAATGCACCTTCTCTTTCTGTGAATACCCCGTGTTTCTTTCCACCATGGTTTGTGCCTAGTACACGCATTCCGCCTACCAGCGCAGTCATTTCTTGGGCAGTAAGTCCCATTAACTGCGTACGGTCTAGGAGCATTTCCTCTGGCATCACAACATAGTTTTCTTTTAACCAATTGCGATAGCCGTCAGCGAGTGGTTCAAGAACTTCAAATGACTCTACATCTGTCATTTCTTGGGTAGCGTCACCACGGCCTGGTGTAAATGGCACCTTGATATCAAACCCTCCAGCTTTGGCGGCCTGTTCAATGCCGATATTGCCGCCAAGTACGATGGTGTCGGCAATGCTAATGCCGGATTCTGTGGCAATTTTTTCATAGACCGATAGAACCCTTGCCAAACGTTCTGGCTCATTGCCTGCCCAGTCTTTTTGAGGCGCCAAACGAATGCGTGCACCATTGGCGCCACCGCGTTTATCTGAGCCGCGATAAGTGCGAGCGCTATCCCAAGCGGTGGTCGCTAGATCGCTGATAGATAGACCGCTGGCTTTGATCTTGGTTTTCACGGCCTCAATGCCATAGTCTTTAGAGCCCGCTGGCACTGGGTCTTGCCAGATTAAATCTTCCTGAGGTACATCTGGGCCGAAGTATCTCGCTTTTGGCCCCATGTCGCGATGGGTTAACTTAAACCAAGCCCTAGCAAACGTTTCGGAGAAATAAGCTTGATCCTTGTGGAACTTCTCTGAGATCTTGCGATACTCTGGATCCATCTTCATTGCCATATCCGCATCAGTCATCATTGGCATGCAACGAATAGAGGCATCTTCAACATCAACCGGCTTATCTTCTTCTTTAATATTGATGGGTTCATATTGCCAGGCACCTGCTGGGCTCTTAGTCAGTTTCCATTCGTAATTCAATAACAAATGGAAGTAACCGTTATCCCACTGGGTTGGATGTGTTGTCCAAGCGCCCTCAATGCCGCTGGTGACGGTGTCTCTGCCAATGCCGCGAGTCTTGTGATTCATCCAGCCAAGACCCTGCTCATCAATCGGAGCTCCCTCTGGCGCTGGCCCAAGATTGGCCGCATTACCGTTGCCGTGCGCTTTGCCAACGGTATGGCCGCCTGCAGTTAGAGCAACAGTCTCTTCGTCGTTCATGGCCATTCGAGCAAACGTTACTCGAATATCATGAGCCGTTTTTAATGGATCAGGATTGCTATCTACGCCTTCTGGATTTACATAGATTAAACCCATCATGACTGCTGCAAGAGGATTGGCTAAATCTCGTTCGCCAGAATAGCGACTACCTTCACCACCACTCTTTTGTAGCCATTCTTTTTCAGAGCCCCAATAGATATCTTTTTCTGGATGCCAAATATCTTCACGGCCAAATGAAAAGCCAAATGTTTTTAAGCCCATGGATTCGTAAGCAATCGTGCCAGCCAAAATCATCAGATCAGCCCAGCTGACTTTATTGCCATACTTCTTTTTGATAGGCCATAAGAGTCGACGCGCTTTATCAAGATTAGTGTTGTCAGGCCATGAATTTAAGGGAGCAAAGCGTTGATTACCTGTGCCGGCTCCACCGCGACCGTCAGCAATACGATAGCTACCTGCAGAGTGCCAGGCCAAACGAATCATCAGACCGCCGTAGTGACCCCAATCTGCTGGCCACCAATCTTGGCTATTGAGTAGCAGCTCTTTCATATCCTGCTTAAGAGCACCCGCATCGAGCTTTTTTAATTCATCTCGATAATTGAAAGAGGGGCCCATAGGGTTTGTCTTGGCATCTTGCTGATGAAGAATATCTAGGTTTAGTGACTTTGGCCACCATGCCATGGGGGTGTTACTTGACTCGGTATTGGCGCCGTGAGCAACTGGGCACATTCCTTGTGATGTCATTTAGATCTCCTTGTAGGTAAATCATTTGTGGTTTTTCAACCTTGACTAGTTCAGACTAACTGATAAAGCAATTGTTTGTATATATTGGGCTGGCTTATCTATTCACCAGCCATAAATACAATAAGAATATTCATCATTTATCTCCTATGATGGGTTCAGGCTTCGAATTTCTTACCAAATCCCTTTCGTATTGATATTTAAGAAAATACAAGCCTTCTGCTATCCCAGCCAATCGATTTTGAATTGTCATCTTTAATCCCCTTGTGTTTTGTGTTGCGATGGGCTTATCTTGTTCCTTAGCAATTGATCTGTCTAATGAATTAATATATAATTAGTAATCGATTAAATCGATAACAAAATTCAAATCATTTTTTTCAGTCCATGCTGATCCAGATGGTTGGGAATGAAGATGATTGCTTGTTGGTGGTTAACGCTCAAGTCCCCAGTGAGTCGGACTCTGCCAGCGGCGGTTAAGTAAGGCGAATGAAGCTCTGCACCTTATAGCTGCCTTGCGATTAATACAGATAAAGAGGCCAAGCTAACGGTCCTAAATCAGCCGCCTTATTGCAGAATAGAAGTTTTTAGTAGCTGCTTATTTTTCGGGAACGGCCGACGTGGAAGCCATATAGTATAGGGGCGCTATTTGCAAAATAATTCCCGAAAAAGACTTGGGAGCCATATAGAATATGACTTGCATAACCAGATAGTGATACTTATGTTTTGCCTCTAATCAGGTTGATGCAAGTCGGAATATCAAAAGACTGGTTGACGGCAATCGGCCTCAAGTTACCAAATTCAGTAATACCCTACTTATGCAGAGTATTTGCTTTTGCTTTTTGTGGATAAGATTATTTTATTGTGAATTATTCAACCCAGTTACTTGCTCTCATATTTGTATGTACAATGTACATATGACTTCATTAAGATTTAAATAGGAGCCCCGAAAAGCTTCGGCTAACCGGAAAAAGCACAGCGTTTCGTTTGAAGAAGCAAAATCTGTGTTTTACGATGAAAAGGCTAAGTTAATCTCCGACCCCGATCATTCGGAGGATGAAGACAGATTTATTTTGCTAGGCGTAAGCCACGCACTTCGGACAATTTTGGTTTGCCATTGTTATCGAAGTGAAGGTAATGTCATTCGTATTATTTCGGCTCGTAAGGCGACGCCTAAAGAGTCAAAAGCTTATTAAAGGTGATGAACATGCGTAAAGAATATGATTTCTCAAAAGCTCGTAAAAATCCATATGCTTCTATGCTCAAGAAGCCTATTACGATTCGTTTAGACGAAGATTCTGTTAGCTACTTTAAGTCCGTGTCAGAAGAAGTGGGCATTCCTTATCAAAGCCTCATTAATCTCTATTTGCGTGATTGTGCGGCATCTCATAAGAAGTTAAACCTTAGTTGGAAGTAGTTTGGAGGTGGGGTTAAATACCCCGAGCCCTAGTCGATGGCAGTTGTTGGTCGCTGTTGAAATCTTAAAATAGACTCCTTCAGCTTACTCAAGAGAATTTACCTTTTCATGGTTACTAGGGTTTGTAACCCTCTGATTTTATTGAGTTGAAAAATTGAAAAAGTAACCATGAATCACCTTGTAAGCCAAATATCTCTTGATATAAGCCCTCAATTGTGACTCTGGTTATCGCGGGTTCGAGCCCCGTCGTTCGCCCCCGCTAATCAGATGAATCTTGGGTCATCAAGAATTCTAAAAAACCTCAGGTGGTTTTTTATTTGCTGGGATGATGTCGTTTAAAACGATATTGATTGGATTCACTCCTCCAATAGGCTTCTTAGCATCCAGGCAGTTTTCTCATGGATATCTTGTCGCTGAGTCAGTAGATCGGCAGTTGGTTGATCATTCGCTTTTTCTACCAGGGGAAAAAGCTTGCGAGCAGTTCTTGATGCAGCCTCTTGAGCTTTTACAAGATGCTTAACCATATCAATCGCCTTTGGCACTCCATCCACTTCTTTAATGGTGCTGAGCTTTGAGAACTCTTTATAAGTACCGGGTGCTGGCTCTCCAAGCGCTCGAATTCTTTCTGCTATTAAATCCAGTGCGGTCCATTGCTCGGTATATTGAGCCATGAACATGGTGTGAAGAGTATTAAACATTGGACCCTTCACATTCCAATGAAAGTTGTGGGTCATCAAATAGAGGGAATAGCTGTCAGCCAAAAGTTCTGACAATCCTTTGGCAATAGCTTTACGATCCTTTTCGTTGATACCAATATCTATCTTTGTGCTCATTTTATGCCCCTGTTTCTTTAAAAAACTGTGTTGTGAATTCATGCATTGATCAATCATGCACCTTTCTATAGCTAAAGGATATGGTGATATTAAAATTAATTACTGGATTGGACATCCTCGTTTTTGGTTCGATTCCGCCCCGGGTCACCAAACCCAAATAATGCCCTGCACCGTGCGGGGCATTTTCTTGTGGTCGGGTGGTAATTGCGGCTATTTTTTAGAGGGCCAAGTTTTTCTCAGGCTCACCGGAGGAATTCGTAGGGCCTCGCGATATTTGGCTATCGTTCTCCTAGCTACTTGGTAGCCTTCTTTAGCCAGCATATCTGAAATAGCGCCATCTGATAGCGGTTTTGTACTTGGCTCCGCCTCAATAATCTTCTTAATGAGCGCCTTGATCGCCTTAGATGAGACTTGATTCATACCCTCGTCTTGCACAACCTGAGCCCCAAAGAAATACTTGAGAGAGAAGGTGCCTTTAATGCAGGTGAGGTACTTTTCGTTAGTGACTCGCGAAATAGTAGATTCATGTACATCCACTTCCTCCGCAATCTCTTTAAGTAATAGCGGTTTCATACCGAGATCGCCAAATTCAAAAAAGGATTGCTGTCTGCGCACAATCGCTTTTGCTACCTTTAGGATAGTTTCACTTCTTTGATGAATTTGCTTAATTAGAATTTTTGCTTCACCAAACTTTTGAAAGAATTCTTCATTCTCGGGGCTCGGTTTTTGGTTCTTAATGATCCCCACATACTCTGAGCGCAAAGAGACTCTAGGTTGATTATTGGGATTGAGGATAGCCTCCCAGCCCTTGCTAGTTTTTCTTACAATGACATCGGGCGTAATAATTTGTCGCTTAGTTGAAATAAATTCATCACAAGGGGAGGGATTGAGTTTTTGAATCATCTCTAGTGCAAGCTTTAGATCATTCTCTTTGCATTTGGTGATCTGTTTAAGTTTGAGCCAATTTTTACTACCAACTAAATCTAGGTGTGAATAAATAATCTCTTCACATAGTTTGAATGCTGTAGACCCCTGGGTAGCAGATGGAAGTCTGTGTAATTGAATTGATAGGCAATCGGCAAGATTAAGGGCCCCGATTCCTGGAGGATCTAAAGAGTGCAGAATTTTTAAGCATGCTTGAATTTGGTCGGCCGCCTCCCCATCGGCAGGATCCAAGACCGGACTCAATGTTTCTTCGAGCTCATCTAGTCTTTCCCTAAGGTAGCCGCGGTCATCAAGGCAGCCCACCAAATATTCTAATATCTTTCTTTGGGACTCATTTACCCTTGAAGTGCCAACTTGAGACATGAGGTGGGCAAGTAAAGTAAGCTCCTCGGCTATGGTTGCGAACTGATCCATGTCCTCTGGATCAATACGTTGAGCCTGGGTGGATGAGGTCCGATGTGAAAATTCGGGTATGGCCTCTAGATACTCTTCTTCTGGGCTTGAATCATATTCAAGGAAGGGGTTTTCTTCGGCAGCAGCCAGCAATTCCTTCTCCATCTCGAGCGAGGACATTTGCAATAATTTAATTGCTTTTTGAAGCTGGGGAGTAAGGGTAAGTTGGCCGCTCTGAAGTTGACCGAGTGATATCTTCATCTGGACTTCATTTTTACCAATAGTTACTTATCTTAAATATAATTTTTATAGCTACATTTTAAGTATAAAAATACAGGTTTTATGGTTATTATCTGCATTATTGTTATAAATTTTGTCCATACCCGTATTTGCCCCAAGAATCTATCTATATATGAAAAGTAATTTAATGCAGTGGCTTGGATTCGAGGTTGATCAATATAAGCTGGCGATCCCTCTTGGCCTAGTTACCTCTGTGTTTTATTCGCCCCCAGATAGTCACAAACAAAAACATCCGTATGGACTTGAGGTGCACGAAGGCGCACCTATTTTTTTACTACCTCCAGAGAGATTGTTGGAGTGTGGTTTTGAGCGCTCCCCCTCATTACTCCAAAATCAAGTATTGCCTTGGGTGATTGTCTTAAAGACAAGTGAAGATACCGCTGTTGGATTTAGAGTTGAAAAAACGTTTGGTCCTTTTGAGGCGAATATGAATTCTGATTTATCGATTCAGTATGGAGATC
This genomic stretch from Polynucleobacter corsicus harbors:
- the dusA gene encoding tRNA dihydrouridine(20/20a) synthase DusA, with the translated sequence MENKKKKRLAVAPMMEWTDRHCRSFHRSLTKDAVLYTEMVTTGALIHGDVPRHLDYSQDQHPVVLQLGGSEPSDLAKASELAQQWGYDEIDLNCGCPSERVQRGAFGACLMAEPQLVADCVKAMKAAVDIPITVKHRLGLDSMDAASSEQDYQFALNFILAVADAGASQVTIHARNAVLKGLSPKENRSKPPLRYEVAAKLRLDAQKYFPSLKVLLNGGLETNEKIAGHWDDFDGFMVGRAAYHFPAMLLGWDDLIKTNGEAAGYLFSETEWHRIQIALVKQVQAWFDESQSKGKPFYIGAFTRHILGLAHGRAGSRYWRQRLSDHHALAKVQSKAAILDFFIDASLTLGDWATFEFEGA
- the katG gene encoding catalase/peroxidase HPI, whose protein sequence is MTSQGMCPVAHGANTESSNTPMAWWPKSLNLDILHQQDAKTNPMGPSFNYRDELKKLDAGALKQDMKELLLNSQDWWPADWGHYGGLMIRLAWHSAGSYRIADGRGGAGTGNQRFAPLNSWPDNTNLDKARRLLWPIKKKYGNKVSWADLMILAGTIAYESMGLKTFGFSFGREDIWHPEKDIYWGSEKEWLQKSGGEGSRYSGERDLANPLAAVMMGLIYVNPEGVDSNPDPLKTAHDIRVTFARMAMNDEETVALTAGGHTVGKAHGNGNAANLGPAPEGAPIDEQGLGWMNHKTRGIGRDTVTSGIEGAWTTHPTQWDNGYFHLLLNYEWKLTKSPAGAWQYEPINIKEEDKPVDVEDASIRCMPMMTDADMAMKMDPEYRKISEKFHKDQAYFSETFARAWFKLTHRDMGPKARYFGPDVPQEDLIWQDPVPAGSKDYGIEAVKTKIKASGLSISDLATTAWDSARTYRGSDKRGGANGARIRLAPQKDWAGNEPERLARVLSVYEKIATESGISIADTIVLGGNIGIEQAAKAGGFDIKVPFTPGRGDATQEMTDVESFEVLEPLADGYRNWLKENYVVMPEEMLLDRTQLMGLTAQEMTALVGGMRVLGTNHGGKKHGVFTEREGALSNDFFVNLTDMNYEWKPTGRNSYDIVKRNTSDTKWTATRVDLVFGSNSILRAYAEVYAQDDNKEKFVNDFVAAWTKVMNADLF
- a CDS encoding BrnA antitoxin family protein, yielding MRKEYDFSKARKNPYASMLKKPITIRLDEDSVSYFKSVSEEVGIPYQSLINLYLRDCAASHKKLNLSWK
- a CDS encoding Dps family protein, which encodes MSTKIDIGINEKDRKAIAKGLSELLADSYSLYLMTHNFHWNVKGPMFNTLHTMFMAQYTEQWTALDLIAERIRALGEPAPGTYKEFSKLSTIKEVDGVPKAIDMVKHLVKAQEAASRTARKLFPLVEKANDQPTADLLTQRQDIHEKTAWMLRSLLEE
- the rpoN gene encoding RNA polymerase factor sigma-54 produces the protein MKISLGQLQSGQLTLTPQLQKAIKLLQMSSLEMEKELLAAAEENPFLEYDSSPEEEYLEAIPEFSHRTSSTQAQRIDPEDMDQFATIAEELTLLAHLMSQVGTSRVNESQRKILEYLVGCLDDRGYLRERLDELEETLSPVLDPADGEAADQIQACLKILHSLDPPGIGALNLADCLSIQLHRLPSATQGSTAFKLCEEIIYSHLDLVGSKNWLKLKQITKCKENDLKLALEMIQKLNPSPCDEFISTKRQIITPDVIVRKTSKGWEAILNPNNQPRVSLRSEYVGIIKNQKPSPENEEFFQKFGEAKILIKQIHQRSETILKVAKAIVRRQQSFFEFGDLGMKPLLLKEIAEEVDVHESTISRVTNEKYLTCIKGTFSLKYFFGAQVVQDEGMNQVSSKAIKALIKKIIEAEPSTKPLSDGAISDMLAKEGYQVARRTIAKYREALRIPPVSLRKTWPSKK